A single region of the Granulicella aggregans genome encodes:
- a CDS encoding TadE/TadG family type IV pilus assembly protein yields MTRLLQNESGQALIEFAMFISVFVLILAGVVDYGIYIRTEMMLTEAAAAGAQLGIIPGNQKNYGGMQFAAQQAGTGISGLVVPTPVNIYTCTPGGAAVSSLTTCIGYGTPIMYVQVTANANVPAVLKWSGISSSLQLSATATYRVPWTK; encoded by the coding sequence ATGACGAGACTTCTCCAGAACGAGAGCGGGCAGGCGCTGATCGAGTTCGCGATGTTCATCTCGGTCTTCGTCCTGATTCTGGCGGGAGTAGTTGACTATGGGATTTATATCCGTACCGAGATGATGCTGACAGAGGCCGCGGCTGCGGGTGCGCAGCTCGGGATCATTCCAGGCAACCAGAAGAACTACGGAGGCATGCAGTTCGCCGCACAGCAGGCGGGGACGGGAATAAGTGGTCTCGTCGTGCCGACGCCGGTAAACATCTACACCTGCACGCCGGGCGGAGCCGCGGTAAGTAGCCTGACAACCTGCATCGGGTACGGCACCCCAATCATGTATGTACAAGTCACGGCGAACGCGAACGTGCCAGCGGTTCTCAAGTGGAGCGGCATATCGAGCAGCTTGCAACTGAGCGCTACCGCCACCTACAGGG
- a CDS encoding ABC transporter ATP-binding protein produces MTSAIQTRQLSKRYRRTTALNEVTLDIPPGAIYALVGANGAGKTTLIKLLMNILRPSSGAATVLDIPSTKVAGAAFDRIGYVSENQELPESMTVSAFLAFMRPFYPKWDNALEAQLVQQFDLPLDRKLKNLSRGMKMKAALASALAYRPSLIVLDEPFSGLDPLVRDELIESLLERASETTILLSSHDLAEIESFASHVGYLEQGRLLFSEEMASLSARFREVEITLPASSATVTPNFPETWLLTEHTGSVLRFIDSRFDADTSPSALASRFPDSTGIAIEAMPLRAIFLAIAKSGRPAPGRPTTGASR; encoded by the coding sequence ATGACGTCCGCAATTCAGACCCGACAGCTCTCCAAGCGCTATCGCCGAACCACGGCGCTCAACGAGGTCACTCTCGACATCCCGCCGGGAGCCATCTACGCTCTCGTCGGCGCCAACGGTGCCGGCAAGACCACGCTCATCAAGCTCCTGATGAACATCCTCAGGCCCAGCTCCGGCGCGGCCACAGTTCTCGACATTCCATCGACCAAAGTGGCCGGCGCAGCCTTCGACCGTATCGGCTACGTCTCGGAGAACCAGGAGCTTCCCGAGTCCATGACCGTCTCGGCATTCCTCGCCTTCATGCGACCGTTCTATCCGAAGTGGGACAACGCCCTCGAAGCCCAGCTCGTCCAACAGTTCGATCTCCCGCTGGACCGCAAGCTCAAAAACCTCTCGCGCGGTATGAAGATGAAGGCCGCCCTCGCCAGCGCGCTCGCTTACCGCCCGTCGCTGATCGTCCTCGACGAACCTTTCTCCGGCCTCGATCCACTCGTCCGCGACGAACTCATCGAAAGCCTCCTCGAACGCGCTTCCGAGACCACCATCCTTCTCTCCTCGCACGATCTCGCCGAGATCGAAAGCTTCGCCAGCCACGTCGGCTATCTCGAACAGGGTCGCCTGCTCTTCTCCGAAGAGATGGCATCACTCTCCGCCCGGTTCCGCGAAGTCGAGATCACGCTGCCAGCCTCCAGTGCTACGGTCACACCCAACTTTCCCGAAACATGGCTGCTCACGGAACACACTGGCTCCGTCCTCCGCTTCATCGATAGCCGCTTCGACGCGGACACCTCTCCGTCGGCGCTCGCGTCTCGCTTCCCGGACTCCACCGGCATCGCCATCGAAGCCATGCCTCTTCGCGCCATCTTTCTCGCCATCGCCAAATCCGGCCGCCCTGCCCCAGGCAGACCCACGACAGGAGCTTCTCGATGA
- a CDS encoding Tad domain-containing protein, translating into MSPIFAIGLILCILFCGLTIDIGHMELVKIQMQSAADGAAVGAELEAERTGPGANAGPFDWATHGQEDAAINGFKNGSNGATVTVIQNPTSGPYAGRYDAIQATVTQTVKTIFMETLHGGTWTMTAQSVALVPPCSYFLGAYNSQYVNSFDDASATLFATCPVYSNYNFVVDGFSRGWGFGVDVSGTSGNSGGGGWFAQQTQGQGTGSSYGGAPPSVNPTFGVPVITDPLSSSVTQPTFGSCNFTSKTVTGLTVLNPGTYCGTSSTIGLTITNATVTLNPGLYVITGGAKINFSTITGTGVTLFFTKGNGASYGQFQVGNSPGGQSTLNLSAPTDTSNDGITGILFFADRNWVATGPNDFILNTNDTFSGDGIWYLPNTGLYVWANTWTVPNYGSFITRNTYFFATTITQNGNFSWLSGGSPFRTQSVLVQ; encoded by the coding sequence ATGAGCCCTATCTTCGCGATCGGGCTCATCCTGTGCATCCTCTTCTGCGGGTTGACAATCGACATCGGCCACATGGAACTGGTGAAGATTCAGATGCAGAGCGCGGCGGACGGAGCGGCGGTGGGCGCGGAGCTGGAGGCGGAGCGCACCGGACCAGGCGCGAACGCCGGGCCGTTCGATTGGGCGACGCACGGCCAGGAAGACGCCGCGATCAATGGCTTCAAGAACGGTAGCAACGGCGCGACCGTGACAGTTATCCAGAACCCGACCAGCGGACCCTACGCAGGGCGTTACGACGCGATACAGGCAACCGTCACACAGACAGTAAAGACGATCTTCATGGAGACCTTGCACGGAGGCACATGGACCATGACAGCACAAAGCGTGGCGCTGGTGCCACCGTGTTCTTACTTCCTCGGCGCCTACAACTCGCAGTATGTGAACTCCTTCGACGATGCTAGCGCGACACTCTTCGCGACGTGCCCGGTCTACTCCAACTACAACTTTGTCGTTGACGGCTTTTCCAGAGGCTGGGGGTTTGGTGTGGACGTCTCGGGCACGTCCGGCAACTCCGGCGGCGGAGGCTGGTTCGCGCAGCAGACGCAGGGTCAGGGAACGGGTTCGAGCTATGGAGGCGCTCCGCCCTCGGTCAACCCGACATTCGGCGTTCCGGTGATAACGGACCCGCTGTCGAGTTCCGTTACGCAGCCGACGTTCGGCTCGTGCAACTTTACCTCGAAGACCGTCACGGGCTTGACAGTGCTCAACCCCGGGACGTACTGCGGGACTTCGAGCACGATCGGTCTGACGATCACGAATGCCACGGTGACGCTGAATCCTGGGCTTTACGTCATCACAGGCGGAGCGAAGATCAACTTTTCAACCATAACCGGCACCGGCGTGACGCTCTTCTTCACCAAAGGAAACGGAGCCAGCTACGGGCAGTTCCAGGTGGGCAATTCACCAGGCGGCCAGAGCACACTGAATCTCTCCGCGCCGACCGACACCTCGAATGATGGGATCACAGGGATACTCTTCTTCGCCGATCGGAACTGGGTGGCCACCGGCCCGAACGACTTCATACTCAACACCAATGACACGTTCAGCGGCGATGGGATCTGGTATCTGCCGAACACCGGTCTCTATGTCTGGGCAAATACCTGGACTGTGCCCAATTACGGCAGCTTCATCACGCGCAACACCTACTTCTTCGCAACCACCATCACGCAGAACGGCAACTTCTCGTGGCTGTCGGGAGGGAGTCCATTCCGGACTCAATCGGTGCTGGTTCAATGA
- a CDS encoding type II toxin-antitoxin system HicB family antitoxin, whose product MIRRYLVIYQIGSGHMSAYVPDVPGCSSIGHSLEELRENIHDELEFQLERMALEGRSPQEPFMGMDDVPAGTHAEWMIVKPMPEEKAASLDAKIRRRLRRPFGFKWNLFSRSLNGGKVRTHFV is encoded by the coding sequence ATGATTCGTCGTTATCTCGTCATCTATCAGATCGGTTCCGGCCACATGAGCGCGTACGTGCCCGATGTTCCTGGATGCTCCAGCATCGGGCACTCGCTCGAGGAACTGCGAGAGAATATCCACGACGAGCTTGAGTTCCAACTGGAGCGGATGGCTCTCGAGGGGCGCTCCCCGCAGGAGCCGTTCATGGGGATGGATGACGTTCCTGCGGGCACCCACGCGGAGTGGATGATTGTGAAGCCGATGCCGGAGGAGAAGGCGGCTTCGCTCGATGCGAAGATCCGGCGGAGACTAAGAAGGCCGTTCGGGTTCAAGTGGAATCTGTTTTCGCGGAGTCTGAACGGGGGCAAGGTGCGGACGCACTTTGTCTAA
- a CDS encoding ABC-2 family transporter permease produces MNQTLHIFAKDTRRFWIEILISLALLAAFAHVSLFSYQPGMPRPEFFLYPIFNIILIVLIPITWWILVSRVVHEENLVGDRQFWITRPYRWPSLLGAKILFLVAYVLLPIGLLQTFVLAASGFHVSTIIPGLLFSVALFGVLVILPLFALSTVTSSFARLTVSLLAIFLGVLLFGALVTSRAQNVDLSVHAAWPYLALSLVASIAIIGVQYSMRRTLIARSILLASLILLILLPVFFATTLTPLYFPSASASRPAPVTFTFDPDPRRHSNGIATGVDDRYVSVSLPVVVSGVAPNALAVAEGIKVTLTSSDGKTYSSPWRAYRTFYSSDSKLALQYVPFLVPTDFFEHARSTAVTAHITLGVSQLKSQPSITVPFPSEKTEIPGIGICAGTTDGRHIDRSHYGLACTLPLRSPAYTEISVRWSDNRCEQPQPPSDQLIPGKTSVGSFDSDPADFGLSPLIQQPINFSNGLVALPNNASRPRFLCSGTPLTLTPYSLTYRASVDFTAPNLNLANYLPKSEANIEMQQFSPDPND; encoded by the coding sequence ATGAACCAGACCCTGCACATCTTCGCGAAGGACACTCGCCGCTTCTGGATCGAGATCCTTATCTCTCTAGCTCTGCTGGCAGCCTTCGCTCATGTCTCGCTTTTCTCTTACCAGCCTGGGATGCCCCGGCCGGAGTTCTTCCTCTATCCGATCTTCAACATCATCCTTATCGTCCTGATCCCCATCACCTGGTGGATTCTCGTCTCCCGCGTCGTTCACGAGGAGAACCTCGTCGGAGACCGCCAGTTCTGGATCACCCGCCCCTATCGCTGGCCCAGCCTGCTCGGCGCGAAGATTCTCTTCCTCGTCGCCTACGTTCTGCTGCCCATCGGGCTCCTGCAAACCTTCGTCCTTGCTGCTTCCGGCTTCCACGTATCGACGATCATCCCCGGGCTTCTCTTCAGCGTCGCTCTCTTTGGCGTTCTGGTCATCCTTCCGCTCTTCGCGCTCTCGACCGTAACCTCTTCCTTCGCCAGGCTCACCGTCTCGCTTCTCGCTATCTTCCTCGGGGTACTGCTCTTTGGTGCTCTCGTCACGTCCCGGGCGCAGAACGTCGATCTGTCCGTACATGCTGCATGGCCCTATCTCGCGCTATCACTCGTCGCGTCGATAGCGATCATAGGGGTGCAGTACTCGATGCGCCGCACCTTGATCGCCCGTTCCATTCTCCTTGCATCTCTGATCCTCTTGATCCTCCTGCCGGTCTTCTTCGCGACAACGCTGACTCCGCTTTACTTCCCTTCCGCAAGTGCGTCTCGTCCGGCCCCCGTAACCTTCACCTTCGATCCCGACCCGCGCCGCCACTCCAATGGAATCGCAACCGGCGTCGACGACCGATACGTCTCGGTTAGCCTTCCCGTCGTCGTAAGCGGAGTCGCTCCCAACGCACTGGCCGTCGCCGAGGGCATAAAGGTGACCCTTACGTCCTCAGACGGGAAGACCTATAGCAGTCCCTGGCGGGCTTATCGCACGTTCTACAGCTCGGATAGCAAGCTGGCGCTGCAATATGTCCCGTTTCTCGTCCCAACCGACTTCTTTGAGCACGCAAGATCGACCGCTGTCACCGCGCACATCACGCTGGGGGTCAGTCAGCTCAAATCCCAACCCTCCATTACCGTTCCGTTCCCCTCAGAAAAGACTGAGATCCCAGGCATCGGCATCTGCGCCGGAACCACGGACGGGCGACACATCGATCGAAGCCACTACGGCCTGGCCTGTACCCTCCCTTTGCGAAGCCCCGCCTACACCGAGATCTCCGTTCGCTGGTCCGATAACCGATGCGAACAGCCGCAACCTCCCTCCGACCAGCTCATTCCAGGCAAAACCTCCGTCGGATCCTTTGACAGCGATCCCGCCGACTTCGGCCTCTCGCCCCTGATCCAGCAGCCAATCAACTTCAGCAATGGCCTGGTTGCGCTCCCGAATAACGCCTCGCGTCCCCGCTTCCTGTGCTCCGGTACGCCGCTCACTCTGACCCCGTACTCTTTAACCTATCGGGCTTCGGTCGACTTCACCGCCCCGAATCTGAATCTCGCCAACTACCTTCCAAAGTCGGAAGCTAACATTGAAATGCAACAATTCTCGCCCGATCCAAACGACTAG
- a CDS encoding Crp/Fnr family transcriptional regulator, protein MPLIYRNTMLHALHPDVLQRLHLTSLTLPLRRDIEIPGAEMHQIIFLEDGVASMTASFEDGSQVEIGVTGYESVLCASSMMGTARSLNRVYMQIAGRGYATTVANARMEFARHGQFHNLTLLASQANFLQTAQTAGCNARHTVDKRLARWLLLCADRMESPVIHLPHEHIAAMLGCNRSTVTVAAGKLQLDGLIIYSRSKIRILNRSGLESHSCECYGNLADYLATPEEFSAAIPA, encoded by the coding sequence ATGCCCCTCATCTACCGCAACACCATGCTTCATGCTCTCCACCCGGATGTCCTCCAACGCCTGCACCTTACATCGTTGACCCTGCCTCTGCGTCGTGACATAGAAATCCCCGGCGCAGAGATGCACCAGATCATCTTTCTCGAAGACGGAGTCGCTTCCATGACGGCATCCTTTGAAGATGGCTCTCAGGTTGAAATCGGCGTCACGGGCTACGAGTCCGTCTTGTGCGCCTCCTCCATGATGGGGACCGCGCGAAGCCTAAACCGCGTCTACATGCAGATCGCTGGCCGCGGATATGCCACCACGGTCGCCAACGCCCGGATGGAGTTCGCCCGTCACGGCCAGTTCCACAATCTCACCCTGCTTGCCAGCCAGGCCAACTTCCTCCAGACCGCGCAGACCGCCGGCTGCAATGCTCGCCACACCGTCGACAAACGTCTCGCACGCTGGCTCTTGCTCTGCGCCGACCGCATGGAATCCCCGGTAATCCATCTTCCCCACGAACACATCGCCGCCATGCTGGGGTGCAACCGCTCCACGGTCACCGTTGCTGCGGGAAAGCTGCAGCTCGACGGCCTCATCATCTACTCGCGCAGCAAGATCCGCATCCTGAACCGCTCCGGCCTGGAATCCCACTCCTGCGAGTGCTACGGCAACCTCGCCGACTATCTCGCCACTCCCGAAGAGTTCAGCGCCGCCATCCCGGCATAG
- the tldD gene encoding metalloprotease TldD has translation MERCLGEALSAGGDYADLYFESVMSTSLGVDEGLVKTASQGISVGCGIRVVSGERTGYAYTDDLSSERLLKAARTAALIASGPAKELMSGFRETQTASLYPITGAESDADIAAKLKLLERADKAARAFDSRITQVRVGINDELRRILVAASDGTFASDTQPLARLNVFVLAKDGANTAKGTSGGGGRVGLEFFEDARGVGETDKSPEHFAREAARTAILQLGAVAAPAGEMEVVLGPGWPGVLLHEAVGHGLEADFNRKKTSAFAGLIGQKVASEKVTVVDNGLMPNRRGSINMDDEGNPTQETVLIENGILKGYLSDKLSSRLMGTPNTGSGRRESYHHIPMPRMTNTYMLNGEDMPEDIIKSVKRGLYAVNFGGGQVDITNGKFVFSASEAYLIEDGKVTRPVKGATLIGNGPEALKYVSMVGNDLALDEGIGTCGKAGQSVPVGVGMPTIKLDRMTVGGTGQ, from the coding sequence ATGGAGCGCTGCCTCGGCGAGGCGCTTTCGGCGGGCGGGGACTACGCCGACCTTTACTTTGAGTCAGTTATGTCGACCTCGCTGGGTGTGGACGAGGGACTGGTGAAGACGGCGAGCCAGGGAATCAGCGTGGGCTGCGGGATTCGCGTGGTCTCCGGCGAGCGGACTGGTTACGCGTATACAGACGATCTATCGAGCGAAAGGTTACTCAAAGCGGCTCGGACGGCGGCGCTGATCGCAAGCGGCCCGGCGAAGGAGCTGATGAGCGGCTTCCGCGAGACGCAGACGGCGTCGCTCTATCCGATCACGGGTGCTGAGAGTGATGCGGACATCGCGGCGAAGTTGAAGCTGCTCGAGCGGGCGGACAAGGCGGCGCGGGCGTTCGACTCGCGGATTACGCAGGTTCGGGTTGGCATCAATGATGAGCTTCGCCGGATACTGGTGGCGGCCTCCGATGGGACGTTTGCTTCGGACACCCAGCCGCTGGCGCGGTTGAATGTGTTTGTGCTGGCGAAGGATGGCGCAAATACGGCGAAGGGAACGAGCGGCGGCGGCGGACGGGTCGGGCTGGAATTCTTTGAGGACGCCCGTGGCGTTGGTGAGACCGATAAGAGCCCGGAGCACTTCGCTCGCGAGGCGGCGCGGACGGCGATCCTGCAGCTTGGAGCAGTGGCTGCTCCGGCGGGCGAGATGGAAGTCGTCCTGGGGCCGGGATGGCCGGGAGTGCTGCTGCACGAGGCCGTGGGGCATGGGCTTGAGGCGGACTTCAACCGGAAGAAGACATCGGCGTTTGCCGGATTGATCGGCCAGAAGGTCGCGAGCGAGAAGGTGACGGTAGTCGACAACGGCTTGATGCCGAACCGTCGCGGATCGATCAACATGGATGACGAAGGGAATCCGACCCAGGAAACCGTTTTAATAGAAAACGGAATTTTGAAGGGGTATCTATCGGACAAGTTGTCGTCGCGGTTGATGGGAACGCCGAATACGGGCAGCGGACGGCGGGAGAGCTATCACCACATCCCGATGCCGCGGATGACGAACACTTATATGTTGAACGGCGAGGACATGCCGGAAGACATCATCAAGAGTGTGAAGCGTGGCTTGTATGCGGTGAACTTTGGTGGTGGGCAGGTAGACATCACGAACGGCAAGTTTGTGTTCTCGGCGAGTGAAGCTTACCTGATCGAGGATGGCAAGGTGACGCGGCCGGTGAAGGGCGCGACGCTGATTGGAAATGGGCCTGAAGCGCTGAAGTATGTGTCGATGGTAGGCAATGACCTTGCGCTCGATGAAGGTATCGGGACGTGCGGCAAGGCTGGGCAGAGTGTTCCGGTAGGAGTTGGAATGCCAACGATAAAGCTCGACCGCATGACGGTCGGGGGAACGGGACAGTAA
- a CDS encoding GntR family transcriptional regulator — protein MIPFRVTFRPGVSLFEQVVYAARKAMISGQLRPGDAFPSVRALSKELKINPNTAHKIVTQLLADGLLESRPGIGTLVAEIPDSTRKERTALLGHEIEELVVEAKRLGIELDEMLASISAHWQRLTQSNGGRSR, from the coding sequence GTGATCCCGTTCCGCGTCACATTCCGTCCCGGCGTCTCCCTCTTTGAACAGGTAGTCTACGCCGCGCGCAAGGCCATGATCTCCGGCCAACTCCGCCCCGGCGACGCCTTCCCCTCCGTCCGGGCCCTCAGCAAAGAGCTCAAGATCAATCCCAACACCGCTCACAAGATCGTCACCCAACTCCTCGCCGACGGCCTGCTCGAATCCCGTCCCGGCATCGGCACCCTCGTCGCTGAGATTCCCGACTCTACCCGCAAAGAGCGCACCGCGCTCCTCGGACACGAGATCGAAGAGCTCGTCGTCGAAGCCAAGCGCCTCGGCATCGAACTCGACGAGATGCTCGCCTCCATCTCCGCCCACTGGCAACGCCTCACCCAATCCAACGGAGGCCGCAGCAGATGA
- a CDS encoding amidohydrolase, whose translation MRFALFGSFLVSGVMWGQAAPEPADLVLRHGTVLTVDAKDSVAEAVAIRDGRVVAVGTDASVSRWVGAKTKVVDLAGKTVTPGLIDTHAHLLSTGADEIVGVDLGRAASLAQLTELVKARVDATPAGEWVQGSRWNEGILAEHRGPTLSELDAISSGHPVLLENVTHHYAIVNSAALAIAKIDASTKDPAGGKIEHDATGKPTGMLREESAVRLVSSHIPAITPEQYRISVKNGIAVMHSEGMTGVKDLNYPVEWAAYKDVASAGGLTIHACNLIWAGYSLESAKAALTEIQRDRVIEKELPGGDLKVCGAKILLDGSATGRTAWRYEDYPVDARHPAPTGHGFSTIEPDVYRKMVLLFNDAGVSVGTHAIGDRTIDLAVDAYAEALQQKPTVGLRHSIIHAHEPTDHAISVMEELQKKYDAGYPETQAEFLWWLGDTLPVSFGPERSKHLMPFATYRKNGIIFASGSDYGVTPLAARYGLWASVAREPLKGTFGPHPFGMEEAVDVHTALKSYTIWAARQIFAETETGSVETGKWADLAVWDRNPYTVPTTDLKEMRCMMTLYKGKVVFERAK comes from the coding sequence ATGCGATTCGCCTTATTTGGGTCCTTTCTGGTGTCGGGTGTTATGTGGGGACAGGCGGCACCTGAGCCTGCCGACCTGGTTTTGCGGCACGGAACGGTCTTGACGGTGGATGCCAAAGACAGCGTGGCCGAGGCGGTGGCGATCCGCGACGGGCGGGTAGTTGCGGTGGGAACCGACGCAAGCGTGAGTCGCTGGGTCGGCGCGAAGACGAAGGTGGTCGATCTGGCGGGGAAGACGGTCACGCCGGGATTGATCGACACGCATGCCCATCTGCTGAGCACGGGAGCGGACGAGATTGTCGGTGTCGATTTGGGGCGAGCCGCGAGCCTTGCGCAGTTGACGGAACTGGTGAAGGCGCGAGTGGATGCGACGCCGGCAGGGGAGTGGGTGCAGGGTTCGCGGTGGAACGAGGGGATTCTCGCGGAGCATCGCGGGCCGACGCTGTCGGAGCTGGACGCGATCTCCAGTGGGCATCCGGTGCTGCTGGAGAATGTGACGCACCACTATGCGATTGTGAACAGCGCGGCGCTGGCGATCGCCAAGATTGACGCTTCGACGAAGGACCCAGCGGGCGGCAAGATCGAGCACGATGCTACGGGAAAGCCGACCGGGATGCTGAGGGAGGAGTCGGCGGTACGGCTGGTGTCGTCACACATCCCTGCGATTACTCCCGAGCAGTACAGGATATCGGTGAAGAACGGCATTGCGGTCATGCACTCAGAGGGGATGACCGGTGTGAAGGACCTCAACTATCCGGTGGAGTGGGCGGCTTATAAGGACGTTGCCAGTGCAGGTGGGTTGACGATCCATGCATGCAACCTGATCTGGGCGGGGTACTCGCTCGAGAGCGCGAAGGCGGCGCTGACGGAGATTCAGAGGGATCGCGTTATCGAGAAAGAACTTCCTGGCGGGGACTTGAAGGTATGCGGGGCGAAGATTCTGCTCGATGGTAGCGCTACGGGGCGAACGGCTTGGAGATATGAAGATTATCCGGTGGACGCGCGGCATCCCGCGCCGACGGGGCATGGGTTCTCGACGATCGAGCCGGATGTCTACAGGAAGATGGTGCTGCTGTTCAACGATGCCGGGGTCTCGGTGGGAACGCATGCGATCGGCGACCGGACGATCGACCTGGCTGTCGATGCCTACGCAGAGGCGCTACAGCAGAAGCCGACGGTGGGGCTGCGGCACAGTATTATTCATGCGCATGAGCCGACGGACCATGCGATCTCGGTGATGGAGGAGCTGCAGAAGAAGTATGACGCGGGATATCCGGAGACGCAGGCGGAGTTTCTGTGGTGGCTGGGCGATACGCTGCCGGTTTCGTTCGGTCCGGAGCGGTCGAAGCACCTGATGCCCTTTGCGACGTACCGGAAGAATGGGATCATCTTTGCCAGCGGGTCAGACTATGGGGTAACACCGTTGGCGGCGCGGTATGGACTGTGGGCGTCGGTCGCGCGCGAGCCGCTGAAGGGGACATTCGGGCCGCATCCGTTTGGGATGGAGGAGGCGGTCGATGTGCATACGGCGCTAAAGAGCTACACGATCTGGGCGGCGCGGCAGATCTTCGCGGAGACGGAGACGGGCTCGGTCGAGACTGGTAAATGGGCGGACCTGGCGGTGTGGGACCGCAATCCTTACACCGTGCCGACGACTGATTTGAAGGAGATGCGGTGCATGATGACGCTCTATAAGGGAAAGGTCGTCTTTGAGCGGGCGAAGTAG